The following proteins are encoded in a genomic region of Amycolatopsis sulphurea:
- a CDS encoding TetR family transcriptional regulator, with translation MSTEDPTARRRGRRPAGQDTRAALLAAARAVFGENGYERATVRGIASRAGVDAAMVNHWFGGKEGLFAQAVLKLPFSPYELVTELRASPDDELGYRIVRTFLTRWDGAGGDQFQALIRSFTDHEVANSVLHSFFSGFFAELVSGIGVDREAFRTTLCASQIVGMGLVRYVAAFEPMANAEVETLVAAVGPTVQRYLTGTID, from the coding sequence ATGAGCACCGAGGACCCTACCGCCCGCCGCCGCGGCCGCCGTCCGGCCGGGCAGGACACCCGCGCCGCCCTGCTCGCGGCCGCGCGCGCGGTGTTCGGGGAGAACGGCTACGAGCGCGCCACGGTGCGCGGGATCGCGTCCCGCGCCGGTGTCGACGCCGCGATGGTCAACCACTGGTTCGGCGGCAAGGAAGGCTTGTTCGCCCAGGCCGTGCTCAAGCTGCCGTTCTCCCCGTACGAACTCGTCACGGAACTGCGCGCGAGCCCGGACGACGAACTGGGCTACCGGATCGTGCGCACTTTTCTCACCCGCTGGGACGGCGCGGGCGGCGACCAGTTCCAGGCCCTGATCCGCAGCTTCACCGACCACGAGGTCGCGAATTCCGTGCTGCACTCGTTCTTCTCCGGCTTTTTCGCGGAGCTGGTCAGCGGGATCGGCGTCGACCGAGAGGCATTCCGCACCACCCTGTGCGCCTCGCAGATCGTCGGCATGGGCCTGGTGCGCTACGTGGCCGCCTTCGAGCCGATGGCCAACGCCGAGGTGGAAACGCTGGTCGCGGCGGTCGGCCCGACTGTGCAGCGGTACCTCACCGGCACCATCGACTAA
- a CDS encoding acyl-CoA dehydrogenase family protein, with amino-acid sequence MSPTPDPHDFLGLDAGLDDDERAIRDAVRGFARDRLLDRVADWYETGALPARELAKGFGELGLLGMHLEGYGCAGTSAVAYGIACRELEAVDSGLRSFVSVQGSLVMYAIHRWGSEEHRAEWLPRMAAGDALGCFGLTEPDAGSDPGSMRTRAVRDGADWVLNGTKMWITNGTVADVAVVWAQTDEGIRGFAVPTATPGFTANEVKHKLSLRASLTAELVLDGVRLPESAAFPEVRGLRGPLSCLNEARYGILFGVVGAARACYQAALEYTLAREQFGKPLAGFQLTQRKLADLVVEVNRAGLVALQIGRLKDAGTLHRDQVSFGKMANVRSALEVARTARSMLGANGISLEYPVMRHMANLETVLTYEGTEEMHALSLGQAVTGIPAFR; translated from the coding sequence ATGAGCCCGACCCCGGATCCGCACGACTTCCTCGGCCTCGACGCCGGGCTGGACGACGACGAGCGGGCGATCCGGGACGCGGTCCGCGGCTTCGCCCGGGACCGGCTGCTCGACCGGGTCGCCGACTGGTACGAGACCGGCGCGTTGCCCGCGCGGGAGCTGGCGAAAGGCTTCGGCGAGCTGGGTTTGCTCGGTATGCACCTCGAGGGCTACGGCTGCGCCGGAACCAGCGCGGTGGCCTACGGCATCGCCTGTCGTGAGCTGGAGGCCGTCGATTCCGGTCTGCGCAGCTTCGTGTCCGTGCAGGGTTCGCTGGTGATGTACGCCATCCACCGCTGGGGCAGCGAGGAACACCGCGCCGAATGGCTGCCGCGGATGGCCGCAGGAGACGCGCTGGGCTGCTTCGGGCTGACCGAACCGGACGCGGGCAGCGATCCGGGCAGCATGCGCACCCGTGCCGTGCGTGACGGCGCCGATTGGGTGCTGAACGGCACGAAGATGTGGATCACCAACGGCACGGTCGCGGACGTGGCCGTGGTCTGGGCGCAGACCGACGAGGGTATCCGCGGTTTCGCCGTGCCCACCGCGACGCCCGGGTTCACCGCGAACGAGGTCAAGCACAAGCTCTCACTGCGGGCCTCGCTGACCGCGGAGCTGGTGCTCGACGGCGTGCGGCTGCCGGAGTCGGCGGCGTTTCCGGAGGTCCGCGGCCTGCGCGGGCCGTTGTCCTGCCTGAACGAAGCGCGCTACGGCATCCTGTTCGGCGTGGTCGGCGCGGCGCGCGCGTGTTACCAGGCGGCGCTGGAGTACACGCTGGCCCGCGAGCAGTTCGGCAAGCCGCTCGCCGGTTTCCAGCTGACTCAGCGCAAACTCGCCGACCTGGTGGTGGAGGTCAACCGGGCCGGGCTGGTCGCGCTGCAGATCGGCCGGCTCAAGGACGCCGGCACACTGCACCGTGACCAGGTCAGCTTCGGGAAGATGGCGAACGTGCGCTCCGCACTCGAAGTCGCCCGCACCGCCCGGTCGATGCTCGGCGCGAACGGCATCTCGCTCGAATACCCGGTGATGCGGCACATGGCGAATCTCGAAACGGTGCTGACCTACGAGGGCACCGAGGAGATGCACGCGCTTTCGCTCGGCCAGGCGGTGACCGGGATCCCGGCCTTCCGCTGA
- the trpA gene encoding tryptophan synthase subunit alpha: MSGLDELFAATRAQRRAALVGYLPAGFPTVATSKDLLAATLDGGADLVEVGVPYSDPVMDGPTIQAAAEAALASGFRLKQLFEVVESVAARGGRAVVMTYWNPVHRYGVDAFARDLAAAGGLGMITPDLIPDEAAAWTAASQAHGLDRIFLVAPSSSEERLVKTTAACSGFVYATAVMGVTGARDTVGAHAEELVRRTRAHTDLPIGVGLGVRSRAQAAEVAGFADAVIVGSALVTAATEGPDSVRGLAAELATGVREAVTPA; this comes from the coding sequence GTGAGCGGCCTCGACGAGCTGTTCGCGGCGACGCGGGCGCAGCGCCGGGCCGCGCTCGTCGGCTACCTGCCCGCCGGCTTCCCGACCGTGGCGACGTCGAAGGACCTGCTGGCGGCCACCCTGGACGGCGGCGCGGACCTGGTCGAGGTCGGCGTGCCGTATTCCGATCCGGTGATGGACGGCCCGACCATCCAGGCTGCCGCGGAGGCGGCGCTGGCGAGCGGGTTCCGGCTGAAGCAGCTGTTCGAGGTGGTCGAATCGGTGGCCGCGCGGGGTGGCCGGGCCGTGGTGATGACCTACTGGAACCCGGTGCACCGCTACGGCGTGGACGCGTTCGCCCGCGACCTCGCGGCGGCGGGCGGTCTGGGCATGATCACCCCGGACCTGATCCCGGACGAGGCCGCCGCGTGGACGGCCGCTTCGCAGGCACACGGGCTCGACCGGATCTTCCTGGTCGCCCCGTCCTCTTCGGAGGAGCGGCTGGTGAAGACCACGGCCGCGTGCTCGGGCTTCGTCTACGCCACCGCGGTTATGGGCGTCACCGGTGCCCGTGACACGGTCGGCGCGCATGCGGAGGAGCTGGTCCGCCGGACTCGCGCGCACACGGACCTGCCGATCGGCGTCGGCCTCGGTGTCCGCTCGCGCGCGCAAGCCGCCGAGGTGGCCGGCTTCGCGGATGCGGTCATCGTGGGATCCGCCCTGGTCACGGCGGCCACGGAGGGGCCGGACAGCGTCCGCGGCCTGGCCGCCGAACTGGCGACCGGGGTGCGTGAGGCGGTCACTCCGGCCTGA
- a CDS encoding DUF1304 domain-containing protein, protein MTVVANVLVGLVALIHLYIVLLEMALWTTPRVRATFGTTEEFARESKPLAANQGLYNGFLALALIWGLIASDPAGFQLKLYGLVCVVIAGLYGAATATRKILFVQVLPGALALVFLLLAR, encoded by the coding sequence GTGACCGTGGTCGCGAACGTGCTCGTCGGGCTCGTTGCCTTGATCCACCTCTACATCGTTCTCCTGGAGATGGCCCTGTGGACGACTCCGCGGGTGCGCGCCACCTTCGGGACCACCGAGGAGTTCGCGCGGGAGAGCAAGCCGCTGGCGGCGAATCAGGGGCTGTACAACGGTTTCCTGGCGCTCGCGCTGATCTGGGGCCTGATCGCGAGCGACCCGGCCGGGTTCCAGCTCAAGCTCTACGGCCTGGTGTGCGTCGTCATCGCCGGTCTCTACGGCGCCGCGACGGCGACCCGGAAGATCCTGTTCGTGCAGGTGCTGCCGGGTGCGCTGGCGCTGGTGTTCCTGCTGCTGGCGCGCTAG
- the hisH gene encoding imidazole glycerol phosphate synthase subunit HisH, translating into MVILDYGSGNLRSAERALARAGAEVTVTADPQAALEADGLVVPGVGAFSACMAGLREVHGPRIIGKRLAGGRPVLGICVGMQILFERGVEHGEETTGTGEWPGTVERLHADVLPHMGWNTVRPPADSQLFAGIDPGERFYFVHSYAARRWELDSGLAGQQPKLTWSDHGEDFVAAVENGPLWATQFHPEKSGDAGARLLRSWLATLA; encoded by the coding sequence GTGGTGATTCTCGACTACGGCTCCGGCAATCTCCGTTCCGCGGAACGCGCCCTCGCGCGTGCGGGCGCCGAGGTGACGGTGACCGCCGATCCGCAGGCCGCGCTGGAGGCGGACGGGCTGGTGGTGCCCGGGGTCGGCGCGTTCTCCGCGTGCATGGCCGGGCTGCGGGAGGTACACGGGCCGCGGATCATCGGCAAGCGCCTCGCCGGCGGCCGTCCGGTGCTGGGCATCTGCGTGGGCATGCAGATCCTGTTCGAACGCGGGGTCGAGCACGGCGAGGAGACCACCGGCACCGGCGAATGGCCGGGCACGGTCGAGCGGCTGCACGCGGACGTGCTCCCGCACATGGGCTGGAACACCGTACGCCCGCCGGCGGATTCGCAGCTGTTCGCGGGCATCGATCCGGGGGAGCGGTTCTACTTCGTGCACTCCTACGCCGCGCGGCGCTGGGAGCTGGACTCCGGGCTGGCCGGGCAGCAGCCGAAGCTCACCTGGTCCGACCACGGCGAGGACTTCGTGGCTGCGGTGGAGAACGGGCCGTTGTGGGCCACCCAGTTCCACCCGGAGAAGTCCGGTGACGCGGGTGCCCGCCTGCTGCGCAGCTGGCTGGCGACGCTCGCGTAG
- the trpB gene encoding tryptophan synthase subunit beta, producing the protein MSGAHDPDERGYYGPYGGRFMPEALIGVVDEVAAEYEKARHDPEFTGELHRLLTEYAGRPSLLTEVKRFGAHAGGARVFLKREDLNHTGSHKINNVLGQALLTKRMGKKRVIAETGAGQHGVATATACALLDLDCVVYMGEVDTERQALNVARMKLLGAEVVPVKTGSRTLKDAINETLRDWVTNADTTHYVFGTAAGPYPFPMMVRNFHHVIGQEAREQILAQAGRLPDVVAACVGGGSNAIGIFSGFYDDPGVRLVGFEPGGEGIEGARHGATLTKGTPGNLHGAMSYLLQDEDGQTVESHSISAGLDYPGVGPEHSWLKDTGRAEYRPITDAQAMDALRLLSRTEGIIPAIESSHALAGAVRLGQELGPEGLIVVNLSGRGDKDMDTAAKWFGLMDGEGK; encoded by the coding sequence ATGAGCGGCGCGCACGACCCGGACGAACGCGGCTACTACGGCCCGTATGGCGGGCGGTTCATGCCGGAGGCGCTGATCGGCGTGGTCGACGAGGTCGCCGCCGAGTACGAGAAAGCGCGTCACGATCCGGAGTTCACCGGCGAGCTGCACCGGCTGCTCACCGAGTACGCGGGCCGCCCGTCGCTGCTGACGGAGGTGAAGCGGTTCGGCGCGCACGCCGGCGGAGCGCGGGTGTTCCTCAAGCGCGAGGACCTCAACCACACCGGCTCACACAAGATCAACAACGTGCTCGGCCAGGCGCTGCTGACCAAACGCATGGGCAAGAAGCGGGTGATCGCGGAGACCGGCGCCGGCCAGCACGGCGTGGCCACCGCCACCGCCTGCGCACTGCTCGACCTGGACTGCGTCGTCTACATGGGCGAGGTGGACACCGAGCGGCAGGCGCTCAACGTGGCGCGGATGAAGCTGCTCGGCGCCGAGGTGGTCCCGGTCAAAACCGGTTCACGCACGCTGAAGGACGCGATCAACGAGACGCTCCGCGACTGGGTCACCAATGCCGACACCACGCACTACGTCTTCGGCACCGCGGCCGGGCCGTACCCGTTCCCGATGATGGTGCGCAATTTCCACCACGTCATCGGCCAGGAGGCCCGGGAGCAGATCCTGGCTCAGGCGGGCAGGCTGCCGGACGTCGTCGCCGCATGTGTCGGCGGCGGATCCAACGCGATCGGCATCTTCTCCGGCTTCTACGACGACCCGGGCGTGCGGCTGGTCGGCTTCGAGCCGGGCGGCGAGGGCATCGAGGGCGCCCGGCACGGCGCGACGCTCACCAAGGGCACTCCGGGCAACCTGCACGGCGCGATGTCGTACCTGTTGCAGGACGAGGACGGCCAGACCGTGGAGTCGCACTCCATCTCGGCCGGGCTGGACTACCCGGGCGTCGGCCCGGAGCATTCGTGGCTCAAGGACACCGGGCGTGCCGAGTACCGGCCGATCACCGACGCGCAGGCGATGGACGCGCTCCGGCTGCTCTCGCGCACCGAGGGCATCATCCCGGCGATCGAGTCCTCGCACGCGCTGGCCGGTGCCGTGCGGCTGGGCCAGGAGCTGGGACCGGAAGGGCTGATCGTGGTCAACCTGTCCGGCCGGGGCGACAAGGACATGGACACCGCGGCGAAGTGGTTCGGACTCATGGACGGGGAGGGCAAGTGA
- the hisI gene encoding phosphoribosyl-AMP cyclohydrolase — protein sequence MTALAPELAARLKRNADGLIAAVVVEHSTSDVLMMAWMNDEALAATLATRRGTYWSRSRRELWVKGETSGHVQHVREVRIDCDGDTVLLRVDQTGPACHTGEHTCFDSAERLLLAEEEENTR from the coding sequence ATGACCGCGCTCGCCCCGGAACTCGCCGCGCGGCTCAAGCGCAACGCGGACGGGCTGATCGCCGCGGTCGTGGTCGAGCACTCGACGTCCGACGTGCTGATGATGGCGTGGATGAACGACGAGGCGCTGGCCGCCACCCTCGCCACCCGCCGCGGTACCTACTGGTCCCGCAGCCGGCGGGAGCTGTGGGTGAAGGGTGAGACCTCCGGCCACGTGCAGCACGTCCGCGAGGTCCGCATCGACTGCGATGGCGACACCGTGCTGCTGCGCGTCGACCAGACCGGTCCCGCCTGTCACACCGGCGAGCACACCTGTTTCGACAGCGCGGAACGGCTGCTGCTGGCCGAGGAAGAGGAGAACACGCGGTGA
- a CDS encoding PPOX class F420-dependent oxidoreductase yields MPSELERLAAEKYVLLITFRRDGRAVPTAVWAAREGDELVVWSERNAGKVKRIRNSGAVRVQACDTRGRRTHGAEVSGTARLLDHSDSGRVREAIARKYGLVGRVGMFFSRLRGGPERTIGIAVVLDETD; encoded by the coding sequence ATGCCGTCGGAACTGGAGCGCCTCGCCGCGGAGAAGTACGTCCTGCTGATCACGTTCCGTCGCGACGGCCGTGCCGTGCCCACCGCGGTGTGGGCCGCCAGAGAGGGCGACGAGCTGGTGGTCTGGTCGGAGCGCAACGCGGGCAAGGTGAAGCGCATCCGCAACAGCGGCGCGGTCCGGGTGCAGGCCTGCGACACTCGCGGCCGCCGCACGCACGGCGCCGAGGTGTCCGGCACCGCCCGGCTGCTCGACCACAGCGATTCCGGCCGGGTCCGCGAAGCCATCGCCCGCAAGTACGGCCTGGTGGGCCGGGTGGGGATGTTCTTCAGCCGTCTGCGAGGCGGCCCGGAACGCACGATCGGCATTGCCGTCGTGCTGGACGAGACGGACTGA
- the hisF gene encoding imidazole glycerol phosphate synthase subunit HisF, translating into MAVAVRVIPCLDVDAGRVVKGVNFAGLRDAGDPVELARRYDAEGADELTFLDVTASSGNRETTFDVVRRTAEQVFIPLTVGGGVRSTDDVNRLLRTGADKVSINTAAIARPELLKEASRRFGAQCIVLSVDARRVPEGGEATASGFEVTTHGGRRGTGIDAVEWAARGEELGVGEILLNSMDADGTKAGFDLELIALVRKAVRVPVIASGGAGEVAHFPPAVRAGADAVLAASVFHFGQLKIGDVKSSLRADGVVVR; encoded by the coding sequence ATGGCTGTGGCGGTACGGGTGATTCCCTGTCTCGACGTCGACGCGGGCCGGGTCGTGAAGGGGGTCAACTTCGCCGGGCTGCGCGATGCGGGTGATCCGGTCGAGCTGGCGCGCCGGTACGACGCCGAAGGCGCGGACGAGCTGACCTTCCTCGACGTCACCGCGTCGTCCGGGAATCGGGAGACCACCTTCGACGTGGTGCGCCGCACGGCCGAGCAGGTCTTCATCCCGCTCACCGTCGGCGGCGGCGTGCGTTCGACGGACGACGTGAACCGGCTGCTGCGCACCGGTGCGGACAAGGTGAGCATCAACACCGCCGCGATCGCACGCCCGGAGCTGTTGAAGGAAGCGTCCCGGCGATTCGGCGCGCAGTGCATCGTGCTCTCGGTCGACGCGCGGCGTGTTCCCGAAGGTGGCGAAGCGACGGCGTCCGGCTTCGAGGTGACCACGCACGGCGGCCGTCGCGGCACGGGGATCGACGCGGTGGAATGGGCTGCGCGCGGCGAAGAGCTCGGCGTGGGCGAGATCCTGCTGAACTCGATGGACGCCGACGGCACGAAGGCCGGGTTCGACCTGGAGCTGATCGCCTTGGTGCGCAAGGCCGTGCGGGTGCCGGTGATCGCCAGCGGCGGGGCCGGCGAGGTCGCGCACTTCCCGCCCGCGGTCCGGGCCGGCGCGGACGCCGTGCTCGCCGCCAGCGTATTCCACTTCGGACAGTTGAAGATCGGTGACGTGAAAAGCTCGCTGCGGGCGGACGGGGTGGTCGTGCGATGA
- the priA gene encoding bifunctional 1-(5-phosphoribosyl)-5-((5-phosphoribosylamino)methylideneamino)imidazole-4-carboxamide isomerase/phosphoribosylanthranilate isomerase PriA, whose translation MTFTLLPAVDVADGQAVRLVQGEAGTETSYGSPLEAALAWQRDGAEWIHLVDLDAAFGKGSNRELLAEVVGRLDVQVELSGGIRDDASLEAALATGARRVNLGTAALEDPKWTAKAVAAYGDRVAIGLDVRITEAGHRLSARGWTSDGGDLWEVLDRLDRDGASRYVVTDVSKDGTLRGPNLDLLREVTARTDAPVIASGGVSSVDDLRALAALSGDGVEGSIVGKALYAGAFTLPEALAAVR comes from the coding sequence GTGACTTTCACGCTCCTTCCCGCCGTTGATGTGGCCGATGGCCAGGCCGTGCGACTCGTCCAGGGCGAGGCCGGCACCGAGACCTCCTATGGCAGCCCGCTGGAGGCGGCGCTGGCCTGGCAGCGCGACGGCGCGGAGTGGATCCATCTGGTGGACCTCGACGCGGCGTTCGGCAAGGGCAGCAACCGCGAGCTGCTCGCCGAGGTCGTCGGCCGGCTCGACGTGCAGGTGGAGCTGTCTGGCGGGATCCGCGACGACGCGTCGCTGGAGGCCGCGCTGGCCACTGGCGCCCGCCGGGTGAACCTGGGCACCGCCGCGCTGGAGGACCCCAAGTGGACCGCGAAGGCGGTGGCCGCTTACGGTGACCGCGTCGCGATCGGCCTGGACGTGCGGATCACCGAGGCGGGCCACCGGCTGTCCGCGCGCGGCTGGACCTCCGACGGCGGCGACCTGTGGGAGGTCCTCGACCGGCTCGACCGCGACGGCGCCAGCCGCTACGTGGTCACCGACGTGAGCAAGGACGGCACCCTGCGCGGCCCGAATCTCGATCTGCTGCGCGAGGTCACCGCCCGCACCGACGCCCCGGTGATCGCCTCCGGCGGAGTGTCCAGTGTGGACGATCTGCGCGCGCTGGCGGCGCTGTCCGGCGACGGCGTCGAGGGCTCGATCGTGGGCAAGGCGCTGTACGCGGGCGCGTTCACCCTGCCGGAGGCGCTGGCCGCGGTGCGCTGA
- a CDS encoding anthranilate synthase component I, with protein sequence MVSSAATPAGPGPVSPSRAEFRALAEGRRVIPVVRRVLADGETPLGVYRKLAADRPGTFLFESAENGKSWSRWSFVGVRSPAALTVRDGRAVWTGTPPVGLPCEGDPLQVLRATVEALHSEPLPGLPPLTGGMVGYLGYDSVRWLEKLPELAERDLDIPELTMLLATDLAAFDHHEGTVTLIANAVNWDDSPERVDAAYDDALARLSAMTGELGVPAPPTTATFDRPVPEFTRRRSKPEFHAAVDKAVEAIKAGEAFQVVPSQRFEIETDADALDVYRVLRTSNPSPYMYLLRLEGFDIVGSSPESLVTVRDGRATTHPIAGTRWRGADPEEDARLAKDLLADQKERAEHLMLVDLGRNDLGKVCKPGTVRVVDFFQIERYSHVMHIVSTVTGELAEDRTAFDAVTACFPAGTLSGAPKVRAMELIEELEPVRRALYGGVVGYLDFAGDADTAIAIRTALMRDGTAYVQAGGGVVADSVADYEDTESLNKARTVLSAVAAAGTMVPAAQLDPAEDAAGV encoded by the coding sequence ATGGTCAGCTCAGCAGCCACCCCGGCCGGGCCCGGCCCGGTCAGCCCGTCCCGTGCCGAATTCCGCGCGCTCGCCGAAGGCCGCCGCGTGATCCCCGTGGTGCGGCGGGTCCTCGCCGACGGTGAAACGCCGCTCGGGGTGTACCGCAAGCTCGCCGCGGACCGGCCGGGCACGTTCCTGTTCGAATCGGCGGAGAACGGGAAGTCGTGGTCGCGCTGGTCGTTCGTCGGCGTGCGCAGCCCGGCCGCGCTGACCGTCCGCGACGGGCGTGCGGTGTGGACCGGCACCCCGCCGGTCGGCCTGCCCTGCGAGGGCGACCCGCTGCAGGTGCTGCGCGCCACCGTCGAGGCGCTGCACAGCGAGCCGCTGCCCGGCCTGCCCCCGCTGACCGGCGGGATGGTCGGCTACCTCGGCTACGACTCCGTGCGCTGGCTGGAAAAGCTGCCCGAGCTGGCCGAACGGGACCTGGACATTCCCGAGCTGACCATGCTGCTGGCCACCGATCTCGCGGCGTTCGACCACCACGAGGGCACCGTCACGCTGATCGCGAACGCGGTCAACTGGGACGACTCGCCGGAGCGGGTGGACGCCGCCTACGACGACGCACTCGCCCGACTGTCGGCGATGACCGGGGAACTGGGCGTGCCCGCGCCGCCGACGACGGCCACCTTCGACCGTCCGGTGCCGGAGTTCACCCGCCGCCGCAGCAAGCCGGAGTTCCATGCCGCGGTCGACAAGGCGGTGGAGGCGATCAAGGCCGGGGAAGCGTTCCAGGTGGTTCCCTCGCAACGGTTCGAGATCGAGACCGATGCGGATGCGCTGGACGTCTACCGCGTGCTGCGCACCTCGAACCCCAGCCCGTACATGTACCTGCTGCGGCTGGAGGGGTTCGACATCGTCGGCTCCAGCCCGGAGTCGCTGGTCACGGTGCGCGACGGCCGGGCGACCACGCATCCGATCGCGGGCACCCGCTGGCGTGGCGCGGACCCGGAGGAGGACGCCCGGCTGGCGAAGGACCTCCTGGCCGACCAGAAGGAACGGGCCGAGCACCTGATGCTCGTCGACCTCGGCCGCAACGATCTGGGCAAGGTCTGCAAGCCGGGCACCGTGCGGGTGGTCGACTTCTTCCAGATCGAGCGCTACAGCCACGTGATGCACATCGTGTCCACAGTGACCGGTGAGCTGGCCGAGGACCGCACCGCGTTCGACGCCGTCACCGCCTGTTTCCCGGCGGGCACGTTGTCCGGGGCGCCGAAGGTGCGGGCGATGGAGCTGATCGAGGAATTGGAGCCGGTCCGCCGTGCGTTGTACGGCGGTGTGGTCGGCTACCTGGACTTCGCGGGCGACGCGGACACCGCCATCGCGATCCGCACCGCCTTGATGCGCGACGGCACCGCGTACGTGCAAGCAGGCGGCGGCGTCGTGGCGGACTCGGTGGCGGACTACGAAGACACGGAGTCGCTGAACAAGGCCCGCACGGTGCTGTCCGCCGTGGCCGCCGCGGGCACCATGGTTCCGGCCGCCCAGCTGGACCCGGCCGAGGACGCGGCCGGTGTCTGA
- the trpC gene encoding indole-3-glycerol phosphate synthase TrpC encodes MSVLEDIVAGVREDLAQRESVLPFDEMKARAAKAAPARDVMAALRESGIGVIAEVKRRSPSKGELAAIPDPAALAADYQDAGARVISVLTEQRRFGGSLADLDAVRAAVDIPVLRKDFVVSPYQVHEARLHGADMVLLIVAALEQNALAALLDRVESLGMTALVEIHNAEEADRALEAGAKVIGVNARNLHTLEVDRDVFSRLAPGLPMDVFKIAESGVRGPGDLMSYAGHGADAVLVGEGLVASGDPKGAVVKLVTAGSHPACPRPSR; translated from the coding sequence GTGAGCGTGCTCGAGGACATCGTCGCCGGCGTGCGAGAGGATCTCGCGCAGCGGGAATCCGTGCTGCCCTTCGACGAAATGAAGGCGCGGGCGGCCAAGGCCGCACCCGCGCGGGACGTGATGGCCGCGCTGCGCGAGTCCGGGATCGGCGTGATCGCGGAGGTGAAGCGGCGCAGCCCGTCCAAGGGTGAGCTGGCCGCCATCCCCGACCCCGCGGCGCTGGCCGCGGACTACCAGGACGCCGGCGCCCGGGTGATCAGCGTGCTCACCGAGCAGCGCCGCTTCGGCGGTTCACTGGCCGACCTCGACGCGGTCCGCGCCGCGGTGGACATCCCGGTGCTGCGCAAGGATTTCGTGGTCAGCCCGTACCAGGTGCACGAGGCCCGGCTGCACGGCGCGGACATGGTCCTGCTGATCGTCGCGGCGCTGGAGCAGAACGCGCTCGCCGCGCTGCTCGACCGGGTCGAATCCCTCGGCATGACCGCGCTGGTGGAGATCCACAACGCGGAGGAGGCCGACCGCGCGCTGGAGGCCGGCGCCAAGGTGATCGGCGTGAACGCGCGCAACCTGCACACCCTCGAAGTGGACCGGGACGTGTTCTCCCGGCTCGCCCCCGGCCTGCCGATGGACGTGTTCAAGATCGCCGAGTCCGGTGTGCGCGGCCCCGGTGACCTGATGTCCTACGCCGGGCACGGCGCGGACGCGGTGCTGGTCGGCGAGGGCCTGGTCGCCTCCGGGGATCCGAAGGGCGCCGTGGTCAAGCTGGTCACCGCCGGTTCGCACCCGGCCTGCCCGAGGCCGTCGCGATGA
- a CDS encoding Trp biosynthesis-associated membrane protein, with product MLLPLLLGALALWGSSRLVWFAEFRDEGVRGVVRYTENGAQHATALIPLALLALAGVAGVLATGGWLRRVLGGLLALAGVAGIWTGATGVRFGFAAGLPGGQILLAHGLAVLGGLLLALGGLAAVKWAGTAKRLGAKYSAPGAQRARRDPDTELWEALSGGTDPTDPAGQPGTGRRSSGG from the coding sequence ATCCTCCTCCCGCTCCTGCTCGGCGCCCTGGCCCTCTGGGGCTCCTCCCGGCTGGTCTGGTTCGCCGAATTCCGCGACGAAGGGGTGCGCGGGGTCGTTCGGTACACCGAAAACGGGGCGCAGCACGCCACCGCGCTGATCCCGCTCGCCTTGCTCGCGCTGGCCGGGGTGGCCGGCGTCCTGGCCACCGGGGGATGGCTGCGGCGGGTGCTCGGCGGGCTGCTCGCGCTGGCCGGGGTCGCCGGGATCTGGACCGGGGCGACGGGCGTGCGCTTCGGGTTCGCGGCGGGGCTGCCGGGTGGGCAGATCCTGCTCGCGCACGGGCTCGCCGTGCTCGGCGGCCTTCTGCTCGCGCTCGGCGGGCTGGCCGCGGTCAAGTGGGCGGGCACCGCGAAACGGCTCGGGGCAAAGTATTCCGCGCCCGGGGCGCAACGGGCGCGCCGTGATCCGGACACCGAACTGTGGGAGGCGCTCTCCGGCGGCACCGATCCCACCGACCCTGCCGGGCAACCCGGAACGGGTCGGCGATCAAGCGGGGGTTAG